In one window of Fictibacillus phosphorivorans DNA:
- the map gene encoding type I methionyl aminopeptidase: protein MIAKTEEDFNGLKEIGRIIASIRDELVQRTIPGITTKELDDIAGELLEKSGAVSAPKGEYDFPGFTCISINDEVAHGIPGNRVIQEGDLVNIDVSASKNGYFADTGISFVVGQGDEVLTRLCDVAKLAFETGLKKAKPGSKKSRIGKAVYETAKKHGFTVIKNLTGHGVGRKIHEEPDHILNYNDPWDHELLKDGMVIAFEPFISTLEEEVYQKEDGWTYATEESYVAQVEHTIILTKDGPIIITL, encoded by the coding sequence ATGATTGCAAAAACAGAAGAAGATTTTAATGGATTAAAGGAAATTGGCAGAATTATTGCCTCGATTAGAGATGAATTAGTACAAAGAACAATTCCAGGCATAACGACCAAAGAACTTGATGATATAGCCGGAGAACTTTTAGAAAAATCAGGTGCTGTTTCAGCTCCTAAAGGTGAATATGACTTTCCTGGGTTTACGTGTATCAGTATTAATGATGAAGTGGCTCATGGTATTCCAGGTAATCGGGTTATTCAAGAAGGCGATCTTGTAAATATAGATGTGTCTGCTTCAAAGAACGGATATTTTGCTGATACTGGAATCTCATTTGTAGTAGGACAAGGAGATGAAGTATTAACGAGATTATGCGATGTTGCGAAATTGGCATTTGAAACAGGTCTTAAGAAAGCTAAACCAGGTTCCAAAAAAAGCAGAATCGGAAAAGCAGTATATGAAACAGCGAAAAAGCATGGATTCACGGTTATCAAAAACCTTACAGGACATGGTGTGGGACGTAAAATACACGAAGAACCAGACCATATTTTAAATTATAACGATCCATGGGATCATGAATTATTAAAGGATGGGATGGTTATCGCATTCGAACCATTTATATCAACGTTGGAAGAAGAAGTTTACCAAAAAGAAGACGGTTGGACCTATGCTACTGAAGAAAGCTATGTAGCACAAGTAGAACATACAATTATCCTTACTAAAGATGGCCCGATTATTATCACTCTTTAA
- a CDS encoding YybH family protein, translating to MIIGVSSVQDVLENYKSSVYEKDVDQFLSTYAVDVYIFDCWGNWECKGISSWRENVVMWFNSLSEDRNILKVIFDEVTIEENTNVAFVHCAVSFVAHSEESGEKLRQMTNRFTFGLKKVNESWVITHEHSSLPIDMHTGKGMFDLK from the coding sequence ATGATAATTGGAGTAAGTAGTGTTCAGGACGTTCTCGAAAATTACAAATCTTCGGTTTATGAAAAAGATGTTGATCAATTTTTATCGACTTATGCTGTAGATGTATATATCTTTGACTGCTGGGGAAACTGGGAGTGTAAGGGTATTTCTTCATGGAGAGAGAATGTGGTAATGTGGTTTAATAGCTTGAGTGAAGATAGGAATATATTAAAAGTAATTTTTGATGAAGTAACCATTGAGGAAAATACGAATGTTGCATTTGTGCATTGTGCTGTTTCATTCGTTGCACATAGTGAAGAATCTGGTGAGAAACTTCGTCAAATGACAAATCGTTTTACATTTGGCCTAAAGAAAGTAAATGAGTCTTGGGTCATTACACACGAACATTCATCTTTGCCAATAGATATGCATACGGGAAAAGGTATGTTCGATCTGAAATAA
- a CDS encoding PadR family transcriptional regulator — translation MIPLLILGLLIQNPGAHGYELLSLMEKRHYQYIVNFTKGSFYYNLQQLEEKGWIEQIQHIRPNNGRDIHTFKITSLGLEEFDKLMTKYGTKSEYVKLPIYGTLLFADVFDNNKLLECIQSQIEQTEARIALLDEYLSNHKELPGKIDYFRRMNENSRSHHLVNLKWFQEIKSDIEKATV, via the coding sequence TTGATTCCCTTACTGATCCTTGGCTTACTAATACAAAACCCTGGCGCTCATGGATATGAACTCTTAAGTTTAATGGAAAAACGACATTATCAATATATCGTTAACTTTACGAAAGGATCCTTTTATTACAATTTGCAACAACTTGAAGAAAAAGGTTGGATTGAACAAATACAACACATACGTCCGAACAACGGTCGTGACATTCATACCTTTAAAATCACGTCTTTGGGCTTAGAAGAATTTGATAAGTTAATGACCAAATATGGAACGAAATCTGAATATGTAAAATTACCAATCTATGGGACGTTACTATTTGCAGATGTTTTCGATAACAATAAATTATTAGAATGTATCCAATCCCAGATTGAACAAACTGAAGCGAGAATTGCTCTTCTAGATGAGTACTTATCTAACCATAAGGAATTACCTGGAAAGATTGACTATTTCCGACGTATGAACGAAAATTCTCGTTCTCACCATTTAGTAAACTTAAAATGGTTTCAAGAAATAAAGTCAGACATAGAAAAAGCTACTGTCTAA
- a CDS encoding GNAT family N-acetyltransferase has protein sequence MAETIVPMTFDRIEQCVELYINVFNKEPWNETWTDRTAKERLMDLMHTPKSLGYLLYDNDALIGFIAGNSKQSYGGFTFYLAEFCISNQIQGKGYGSKLLLYLEGELKKRDISSLYLLTANGGLAEAFYLKNNYTINENRVVIKKNL, from the coding sequence ATGGCTGAAACAATTGTACCAATGACATTTGATAGAATAGAACAATGTGTTGAATTATATATCAATGTTTTTAACAAAGAACCTTGGAATGAGACCTGGACAGATCGAACTGCTAAAGAAAGACTAATGGATTTAATGCATACACCTAAATCTCTTGGCTATTTATTATATGATAATGATGCTTTAATTGGATTCATTGCCGGAAATAGTAAACAATCGTATGGAGGATTCACTTTTTATTTGGCTGAATTTTGTATTAGTAATCAAATCCAAGGAAAAGGTTACGGTTCGAAATTGCTTCTGTATTTAGAAGGTGAATTAAAGAAAAGAGACATTTCAAGTCTATATTTATTAACAGCTAACGGGGGGCTTGCAGAAGCATTTTATCTCAAAAATAACTACACCATAAATGAGAATAGGGTCGTTATAAAGAAGAATTTATAA
- a CDS encoding phosphotransferase family protein — protein MNHYIKRIKEVYPKLIIENVYANDIGQNNDVIIINNSLVFRFPKYEKGIVRLKEEVQILDHIRDIISIPIPYPEYESFELNEPGKVFTGYRLIDGEPFWNEHLKMNHVDSMKLAKQLVTFLIEIHSVSKKTLVMSLNLIDNNPYEDMNELFHKIQDKLFQFMNKKSQKEISYSFEAFLTHKEPIKTTLIHGDFGASNILWNPKKCEISGIIDFGGSGIGDPAYDFAGILSSYGLDFYNKCIGLYPNGSEIAKRVTFYKRTFAIQEALHGLKNNDNVAFENGIKEYR, from the coding sequence ATGAATCATTATATTAAACGAATTAAAGAAGTCTATCCTAAACTTATCATTGAGAATGTTTATGCTAATGATATTGGCCAAAATAACGATGTAATAATAATCAACAATTCTCTCGTATTCAGATTCCCTAAGTACGAAAAAGGAATTGTAAGATTAAAAGAAGAAGTTCAAATCTTAGATCATATCAGGGATATAATATCAATCCCAATTCCATACCCAGAATACGAGTCATTTGAATTAAATGAACCTGGTAAAGTATTTACTGGATATCGTTTGATTGACGGTGAACCTTTTTGGAATGAACATTTAAAAATGAATCATGTGGATTCAATGAAACTTGCAAAACAACTCGTAACTTTTCTAATTGAGATTCATTCCGTATCGAAAAAAACGTTGGTTATGTCTCTAAACTTAATAGATAATAACCCATATGAAGACATGAACGAACTATTTCATAAGATACAGGACAAGCTTTTTCAGTTTATGAATAAGAAATCTCAAAAGGAGATTTCTTATTCATTTGAGGCATTTCTTACTCATAAAGAACCCATAAAAACAACTCTTATACATGGAGATTTCGGAGCATCGAATATCTTATGGAACCCTAAAAAATGTGAAATTTCAGGAATAATAGACTTTGGTGGTTCTGGTATTGGTGATCCCGCATATGATTTTGCAGGAATACTATCAAGTTACGGTTTGGATTTCTATAACAAGTGTATCGGCCTTTATCCAAACGGATCAGAAATAGCTAAGCGTGTTACATTTTATAAGCGTACATTTGCTATACAAGAAGCATTGCATGGTTTAAAAAATAACGATAATGTTGCATTTGAAAACGGAATTAAAGAGTATCGATAA
- a CDS encoding DUF4871 domain-containing protein, whose amino-acid sequence MKGSISFFILAIAFLMGCTSEEVSKKEVNKETALPLEISNTVNESDIQSIDWNNTATSFNTGTRSDMVGNKLKIGIIAPELKAKKIDKWMWHFWGIKEGKLMIVGYNKKSSTVSPVLYDVDSKKNYWTKDGLGSEVNGADSHIPSNVLLNESGKWAFLVYIDNELFDILVMDLK is encoded by the coding sequence ATGAAAGGAAGTATCTCTTTCTTCATTCTTGCGATTGCATTTTTGATGGGGTGTACATCGGAAGAAGTTAGTAAAAAAGAAGTGAATAAAGAAACAGCGTTACCTTTAGAAATCTCCAATACTGTTAATGAATCTGATATACAAAGCATTGATTGGAACAATACTGCCACTTCATTTAACACTGGAACACGAAGTGATATGGTTGGAAACAAGTTAAAAATTGGAATTATAGCTCCCGAACTAAAAGCGAAAAAAATAGATAAGTGGATGTGGCATTTTTGGGGCATCAAAGAGGGTAAGTTAATGATTGTTGGATACAACAAAAAATCTTCAACTGTAAGTCCAGTTTTATACGATGTAGATTCCAAAAAAAATTATTGGACTAAAGATGGATTAGGAAGTGAAGTGAATGGTGCTGATTCACATATACCATCAAATGTACTGCTAAACGAATCGGGGAAGTGGGCTTTTTTGGTCTATATAGACAATGAACTCTTTGACATTTTAGTTATGGACCTCAAATAG
- a CDS encoding YciI family protein, which yields MIFLCMGYFSPEKMDARPRAEIEAVMNECQPVVETFYKSGKVLLDAGLESEVKSLRRVNDEIVVTDGPFTETKELVGSVFIFEAENMDEAIQLASLHPTTQITRGEEFGWRIEVRPVHFIKNDQ from the coding sequence ATGATATTTTTATGTATGGGCTATTTTAGTCCTGAAAAAATGGATGCACGCCCGAGGGCAGAGATTGAAGCAGTTATGAATGAATGCCAACCTGTTGTTGAGACTTTTTATAAGAGTGGAAAGGTGCTGCTCGATGCTGGTTTAGAATCAGAGGTCAAAAGCTTGCGTCGAGTAAACGATGAGATAGTCGTAACAGATGGTCCGTTTACAGAGACGAAGGAGCTCGTTGGCAGCGTATTTATATTTGAAGCAGAAAACATGGATGAGGCGATTCAGTTAGCTTCCCTTCATCCTACAACCCAAATAACCAGAGGGGAAGAGTTTGGATGGCGTATTGAGGTTCGTCCTGTTCATTTTATTAAGAATGATCAATGA
- a CDS encoding Gfo/Idh/MocA family protein: MKKANLCFIGAGFHASTNIYPSVLEAGAEIQAISTRDLNRSKDALRRFGSNGTPYDDYKVMLNSEECDGVVVVAQPEDHISLVMDCIRAGKNVYVDKPLGMNAGEAEEIANAAEEAGVILMVGFMKRYAPCYQKLKELINSGNLGQARSFQARFAVDSTPFCKDDEQFMKLAAIHIVDLVRFLFGEVVQISGFKNSNSEFISQSISLKFENGVVGSLYFTGMTAWSRESENVAVTFDNGFAIADEVHTLTVHKSQNFDQLPWKSLAENDTVFTPSASPMSGGYRDLYLRGFVGEMAHFIECCKNDREASSSGRDNVRTMLLCDHILAELG; the protein is encoded by the coding sequence GTGAAGAAAGCTAACCTTTGTTTTATAGGTGCGGGATTCCATGCATCCACAAATATTTACCCTTCTGTTCTTGAAGCTGGAGCGGAAATTCAAGCTATTTCTACAAGAGATCTTAATCGTTCGAAAGATGCACTTCGACGTTTCGGAAGCAATGGAACTCCCTATGATGATTATAAAGTTATGCTCAATTCCGAAGAGTGTGATGGCGTTGTAGTAGTCGCACAACCTGAAGATCATATCTCTTTAGTCATGGACTGTATTAGAGCGGGGAAAAATGTTTATGTAGATAAACCTCTTGGAATGAATGCTGGTGAAGCTGAGGAAATCGCGAATGCTGCTGAGGAAGCAGGGGTCATATTAATGGTAGGATTTATGAAACGCTATGCGCCCTGTTATCAGAAGTTAAAAGAATTAATCAATAGTGGTAACCTTGGACAAGCTCGCTCTTTTCAAGCAAGATTTGCTGTAGACAGCACCCCTTTTTGTAAAGACGATGAGCAGTTTATGAAGCTCGCTGCTATACATATTGTTGATCTAGTTCGCTTTTTGTTTGGTGAAGTTGTTCAAATATCCGGTTTTAAAAACAGTAACAGTGAATTTATCTCTCAGAGTATTTCATTAAAATTTGAAAATGGAGTCGTGGGTAGCCTTTATTTTACAGGAATGACAGCTTGGTCAAGGGAAAGCGAAAATGTGGCAGTAACATTCGATAACGGATTTGCGATTGCAGATGAAGTTCATACACTTACTGTGCATAAATCTCAGAACTTTGACCAACTACCTTGGAAATCACTTGCAGAGAACGATACAGTATTTACACCTTCTGCATCTCCCATGTCTGGAGGTTACAGGGATCTTTATTTACGTGGTTTTGTTGGAGAAATGGCTCATTTTATAGAGTGTTGTAAAAATGATAGAGAAGCATCTTCGAGTGGACGTGATAATGTTCGTACGATGCTACTCTGTGATCATATACTAGCTGAATTGGGTTAG
- a CDS encoding methyl-accepting chemotaxis protein, giving the protein MKKRKKAASIRRPIIVFTSLVLMTVIVVNGFILNRGITLSSERTLQEFGTVIASSYGSGMDTELYQDFLKNKSDSKEYKEIREKLNKFRQESGALYVYTLEINEDKLNILIDGMPQGDKQASDIGDEITSTDVDDVRSVLDGKSSSSPVVHDDKYGDYLSAFAPIKSESGDVIGILGVDINASVVDATNAKLIEEEGLLLLIVNIIALVIAVLGITIYTRRTLKPLAQLERYADEIAHGNLSEMDIQYDKNNEVGRIYSSFEHMRESLHQLISNVKETTGTTTVKFKNVSDELQSIKEQTAGIVMASEEIASGNETVTFSMENTTALTQEFQSNMEQMNEEVKFVHNMNQEVAHKQDESIRSLDELVQMNEVTKDTFTEVASAIEELNQFSETIGQIVVEIKDISEQTNLLSLNASIEAARAGEHGRGFAVVASEVGKLAQQSGDATKTIQNTIENIQAQIKLTMDKADQTLQTFMKQSEELGSVKGNIQDLSQLLTKTNDAAMNIHTTFVSMQQKQRDLQDDIMSVTAVCQETAAATEEVTATIQQVDTNVNTFSSDIDEITKSMDDLQDQTNRFSL; this is encoded by the coding sequence ATGAAAAAAAGAAAGAAAGCTGCATCGATTCGTAGACCTATCATTGTTTTTACTTCTCTAGTATTGATGACGGTCATCGTGGTAAACGGATTTATTTTAAACCGAGGTATAACTTTATCTTCAGAACGAACGCTTCAAGAGTTCGGAACCGTCATCGCTTCAAGTTATGGGAGCGGTATGGATACAGAACTGTACCAAGATTTTTTAAAGAACAAAAGTGATTCAAAAGAATACAAAGAAATTCGAGAAAAATTGAATAAGTTTCGTCAAGAATCAGGAGCGCTTTACGTGTATACTCTGGAAATCAATGAAGATAAGTTAAATATCCTAATAGATGGTATGCCGCAAGGAGACAAACAAGCCTCAGATATCGGAGATGAAATTACAAGTACTGATGTTGATGATGTTAGAAGTGTATTAGACGGTAAGTCCTCTAGTTCACCAGTCGTTCATGATGATAAGTATGGAGATTATCTATCAGCCTTCGCGCCGATTAAAAGTGAGAGTGGAGATGTAATCGGGATTCTTGGGGTGGATATCAATGCTAGTGTGGTTGATGCTACCAATGCCAAACTGATTGAAGAAGAAGGGTTACTCCTTCTGATCGTTAACATCATAGCCTTGGTGATCGCTGTGTTGGGTATTACCATCTATACAAGAAGAACACTAAAACCTCTTGCTCAATTGGAACGTTATGCAGATGAAATCGCACATGGAAATCTAAGTGAGATGGACATTCAATATGATAAAAATAACGAGGTTGGTAGAATCTATTCATCGTTCGAACATATGAGAGAAAGTCTACATCAACTCATCTCCAACGTGAAGGAAACAACCGGTACAACGACGGTGAAGTTTAAAAATGTGTCCGATGAACTTCAGAGTATCAAAGAGCAGACAGCAGGTATCGTCATGGCATCTGAGGAAATCGCATCTGGAAATGAGACGGTCACCTTTTCAATGGAGAATACAACAGCTCTCACGCAAGAGTTTCAAAGCAACATGGAACAGATGAACGAAGAAGTGAAGTTTGTTCATAACATGAACCAAGAAGTAGCACATAAGCAAGATGAGAGTATACGTTCACTAGATGAACTGGTACAGATGAATGAAGTGACCAAAGACACGTTCACTGAAGTCGCTTCTGCGATCGAGGAACTCAATCAATTTTCTGAGACGATTGGTCAGATTGTAGTAGAGATTAAAGATATATCAGAGCAAACGAATCTATTGTCTTTAAATGCATCGATTGAAGCAGCGCGTGCAGGCGAACATGGTCGTGGATTCGCTGTGGTGGCGAGTGAGGTCGGAAAGCTAGCGCAACAGTCAGGTGACGCTACAAAAACAATTCAAAACACGATTGAAAATATTCAAGCTCAGATCAAACTGACGATGGATAAAGCAGACCAAACCCTTCAGACGTTTATGAAACAAAGTGAGGAACTTGGGTCCGTAAAAGGAAACATTCAAGACCTATCTCAGTTATTAACAAAAACGAATGATGCGGCGATGAACATCCATACGACGTTTGTGTCTATGCAGCAAAAACAGAGAGATCTTCAAGATGATATCATGTCGGTGACTGCGGTATGTCAAGAGACGGCCGCAGCGACAGAAGAGGTCACAGCAACGATTCAGCAAGTGGACACCAACGTGAACACATTTTCATCCGACATTGATGAAATCACTAAATCTATGGATGATCTACAGGATCAAACGAACCGATTTTCTTTATAA
- a CDS encoding GNAT family N-acetyltransferase, protein MINFLGTPTLETDRLILRRIVLEDAESIFDHWLSDDRVMDNLIKGAHKSLSETVERVKEVVSNYDSQEFCYWGMELKENGKLIGAIDLFNFDQVTENCEVGYLMGYQWWNKGYGTEALKTVIEFGFRDMNIHKISAAHNTDNPASGRIMEKVGMKQEGTIKHMIRNAKNHYKDCAVYGLLQEDYLKM, encoded by the coding sequence GTGATCAATTTTTTAGGAACACCAACATTAGAAACGGATCGATTAATTTTAAGAAGAATCGTACTTGAAGATGCGGAAAGTATTTTTGACCATTGGCTTTCAGACGATCGTGTAATGGATAACTTAATTAAAGGAGCACACAAGTCTCTATCTGAAACAGTCGAGAGAGTAAAAGAAGTCGTAAGTAACTATGATTCTCAAGAATTTTGTTATTGGGGTATGGAACTGAAAGAAAACGGTAAGTTGATTGGAGCCATTGATTTATTCAATTTTGATCAGGTAACTGAAAATTGTGAAGTGGGTTATTTAATGGGCTATCAATGGTGGAACAAAGGGTATGGAACTGAAGCGTTGAAAACTGTCATTGAATTTGGATTTAGGGATATGAATATCCATAAAATTTCTGCAGCTCATAATACTGACAACCCAGCCTCAGGAAGGATTATGGAGAAAGTTGGAATGAAGCAAGAAGGAACGATTAAACATATGATTCGCAACGCCAAGAATCATTATAAGGATTGTGCTGTCTATGGGCTTCTTCAAGAGGATTATCTTAAAATGTAA
- a CDS encoding RrF2 family transcriptional regulator codes for MQIKTGVEQSVYAILLLTFLPKKAVLPGDVISSQLGSSPTYFQKLLRKLVSADILVSVPGSKGGFRLKKRPEEITIYDIYVAIEGKQSLYSSSGIFQDLLNINDKDICLLSDLMEEAESSWQSILKRQTIAILTNEIHKKCPKENLEKLKITVEEKMVL; via the coding sequence ATGCAGATAAAAACTGGAGTTGAGCAATCGGTTTATGCGATTTTGCTGCTTACCTTTCTACCTAAGAAAGCTGTCTTACCTGGAGATGTTATCAGTTCTCAGCTCGGTAGCTCACCTACGTATTTTCAAAAGCTTCTACGCAAGCTAGTGAGTGCAGATATACTTGTATCAGTACCTGGAAGCAAAGGTGGATTTCGATTGAAGAAAAGACCAGAGGAAATCACGATCTATGACATATATGTAGCGATTGAAGGCAAGCAGTCACTATATTCATCAAGTGGTATTTTTCAGGACCTGCTAAATATAAATGACAAGGATATTTGTTTACTATCAGACTTAATGGAAGAAGCCGAATCATCATGGCAGTCCATTTTAAAACGGCAAACCATTGCCATCCTAACAAATGAAATTCATAAAAAGTGTCCGAAAGAAAATCTGGAAAAACTCAAAATAACAGTAGAAGAAAAAATGGTGCTGTAG
- a CDS encoding sialate O-acetylesterase: protein MIKSFLMLGQSNMAGRGFLHEVEPIYNEKIKMLRNGQWQMMTEPINYDRPVAGVSLAASFAEAFAKANQDDEIGLIPCAEGGSSLDDWHPQGTLFQHALSEARFALESSQICGILWHQGESDSHNSLHETYYKKLSLIIETLRKELNLQQVPLMIGELGDFLGKTGFGKYSSEFQEINKQLRRFAHEQQNCYFVSAKGLTSNPDGIHLNAVSQRKFGFRYFEAFSKKCHILEPLSNEDQSLKINNNYSKTEQMYIHSMNLALGKITYAEFEAKWQR, encoded by the coding sequence ATGATTAAGTCTTTTTTAATGTTAGGGCAATCGAATATGGCAGGTCGAGGCTTCTTGCATGAGGTAGAACCGATCTATAATGAAAAAATAAAAATGCTGCGCAACGGACAGTGGCAAATGATGACAGAACCCATTAATTATGACCGTCCTGTTGCTGGTGTAAGTCTAGCTGCATCCTTTGCAGAGGCGTTTGCAAAAGCCAACCAGGATGATGAGATTGGTTTGATACCTTGTGCGGAAGGTGGCAGTTCCTTGGACGATTGGCATCCACAAGGCACTCTTTTTCAACATGCTTTGTCAGAAGCTCGATTTGCTCTTGAAAGCAGTCAAATTTGTGGCATACTTTGGCATCAAGGAGAAAGCGATAGCCACAACTCTCTACATGAAACGTACTACAAAAAGCTATCTCTGATCATTGAAACTTTACGTAAAGAATTAAACCTTCAACAAGTTCCATTAATGATTGGTGAGCTTGGCGATTTCTTAGGAAAAACAGGTTTTGGAAAGTACTCATCAGAGTTTCAGGAGATCAACAAACAATTACGACGATTTGCTCATGAGCAGCAAAATTGTTATTTTGTATCGGCAAAAGGTTTAACTTCCAATCCGGATGGTATTCATTTAAACGCTGTTTCACAACGGAAATTTGGTTTTCGCTATTTTGAAGCATTTTCGAAAAAGTGTCATATCTTAGAGCCCCTTTCGAATGAGGATCAATCCCTAAAAATAAACAATAACTATTCGAAAACCGAACAAATGTATATTCATAGTATGAATTTAGCTCTAGGTAAAATCACTTACGCTGAGTTTGAAGCAAAATGGCAGAGGTGA
- the metG gene encoding methionine--tRNA ligase: MTVFIGGAWPYANGSLHLGHIAALLPGDILARFYRQKGEKVLYVSGSDCNGTPISIRANQENTTIEALANRYHEEFVACFEKLGFSYDLYTRTDAEHHHKSVQAIFLKLLDNGYLYKKTSEQAFCETDHQFLPDRFVEGTCPNCGEKARGDQCDHCSAILDPLDLIDKRCKICGNEPTIKETEHFYFSFSQFQSKLESWVIRAEKENRWRKNAISLTTRYLNEGVPDRAVTRDLPNGVDVPLAGFEGKKIYVWIEAVAGYLTASKEWANQNNENLEDWWNGDTISYYVHGKDNIPFHTIVWPSILMGIGNSTLPTRIISNEYLTLENRKLSTSQNWAVWAPYMLERYDADSIRYFLTINAPENRDTNFSWREFVYSHNSELLGAYGNFVNRTLKFIQKSYDGKTPSGKINIELQGRVNRLYNKAALLITDGQFKKTIENIFDFVRFANKYFDEQKPWIQINEERSLCDDTMANCIYIISNLAQLLHPFLPFSSKKVKEMLGLNEFTWKEIDISSISLKNIQPLFNRIDVKNIQEEIHRLNERI, encoded by the coding sequence ATGACCGTTTTTATTGGAGGTGCATGGCCATATGCTAATGGATCACTGCACTTAGGGCATATTGCAGCTTTATTACCAGGAGATATTTTAGCAAGGTTTTACAGACAAAAAGGAGAAAAAGTGCTTTATGTTTCTGGAAGTGATTGTAATGGGACACCCATATCGATTCGCGCAAATCAAGAAAATACAACCATTGAAGCATTAGCAAATCGTTATCACGAAGAATTTGTTGCATGTTTTGAAAAGCTGGGTTTCTCATACGATTTATATACGCGTACAGATGCTGAACATCATCACAAGTCAGTACAGGCCATATTTTTAAAACTCCTTGATAATGGCTATCTGTATAAAAAGACGAGTGAGCAAGCTTTTTGTGAAACAGATCATCAATTTCTACCTGATCGTTTTGTCGAGGGAACATGTCCGAATTGTGGTGAGAAAGCCAGGGGAGATCAATGTGATCATTGTTCCGCTATTTTAGATCCACTTGACTTAATCGATAAGCGTTGTAAGATCTGTGGGAATGAGCCTACCATTAAAGAAACGGAGCATTTTTATTTCTCGTTTAGTCAGTTTCAGTCAAAATTAGAATCATGGGTAATAAGAGCGGAGAAGGAAAATAGATGGCGTAAAAACGCGATTTCTTTAACCACTAGATATTTAAATGAAGGTGTTCCTGACCGAGCCGTTACACGGGATCTGCCAAATGGTGTTGATGTTCCTCTAGCGGGATTTGAAGGTAAAAAAATTTATGTATGGATTGAAGCCGTTGCTGGTTATTTAACTGCCAGTAAGGAATGGGCTAATCAAAATAATGAAAACCTTGAAGATTGGTGGAACGGTGACACCATCTCTTATTATGTTCATGGGAAGGATAATATCCCCTTTCATACGATCGTTTGGCCGTCAATTCTAATGGGTATCGGTAATTCTACTTTACCCACACGTATCATATCAAATGAGTATTTAACGCTTGAAAACCGGAAACTTTCCACTAGTCAAAATTGGGCAGTATGGGCTCCCTACATGTTAGAGAGATACGACGCTGATTCTATACGCTATTTTCTAACAATCAATGCACCTGAAAACCGGGATACAAATTTTTCTTGGCGTGAATTTGTATATAGTCATAACAGCGAATTACTTGGTGCCTATGGGAACTTTGTTAATCGTACTTTAAAGTTTATCCAAAAGTCTTATGATGGAAAAACACCAAGTGGTAAGATAAATATAGAACTACAAGGAAGAGTAAATAGACTCTATAATAAAGCGGCTTTGTTGATTACCGACGGACAATTTAAAAAAACTATAGAGAATATTTTTGACTTTGTAAGATTTGCGAATAAATATTTTGATGAGCAGAAACCTTGGATTCAAATAAACGAAGAGCGATCTTTATGCGATGATACAATGGCAAATTGTATCTATATCATTTCGAATCTTGCACAATTGCTTCATCCTTTTCTTCCTTTTTCAAGTAAAAAGGTTAAAGAAATGTTGGGATTAAATGAATTTACATGGAAGGAGATTGACATATCTTCTATTTCACTTAAAAACATTCAACCACTCTTTAATAGAATCGATGTAAAAAACATTCAAGAAGAAATACATAGATTAAATGAAAGAATTTAA
- a CDS encoding polyketide cyclase: MENLNRYFDLFDQSRTSEQAFRELVSLFSDDIEFVLDGHKKQGIENWKLFVKLVFKENADIKHMYEGWRAVEGTDMFETPWAVCGKRSSGHVFTQTGKDIAKLSKDGKIRYLENVPDNTNMFAAYND; encoded by the coding sequence ATGGAAAACTTAAATAGATATTTTGATTTATTCGATCAATCACGTACAAGCGAACAAGCATTCAGAGAATTAGTGAGCCTTTTTTCAGACGATATCGAATTTGTCTTAGATGGTCACAAAAAGCAAGGTATAGAAAACTGGAAGCTATTTGTGAAATTGGTGTTTAAAGAAAATGCTGATATTAAACATATGTATGAAGGATGGAGAGCTGTTGAAGGAACAGATATGTTTGAAACACCTTGGGCAGTATGCGGCAAGCGTTCATCTGGTCATGTATTCACTCAAACTGGTAAAGACATTGCAAAATTAAGTAAAGACGGAAAGATTAGATATTTAGAAAACGTACCAGATAACACGAATATGTTTGCTGCTTATAATGATTAA